One genomic window of Anoplolepis gracilipes chromosome 5, ASM4749672v1, whole genome shotgun sequence includes the following:
- the Inpp5e gene encoding inositol polyphosphate 5-phosphatase E isoform X1, whose product MSSPSRKKRKRSFLDKLRNVFKKKDKLEGQTEFYKQKETVDNRQTDNMENVSYNSDQKVAVTTAEYSETCVTVVENSGPSEKEDYKNLSNMQRDCKNVIIEKSENFKLNVVADNKSANGQKHNVRENEQDSKLGSDRHISTKIAFLKQENVNVISQSLGDIDKLRNNETKDFDSNSAVLKSLSNNASVTSDTCKFLVKKTKAVSQENSEDSDFSADSTEDSFEESSEDENDLIESEKIKKYFKDDYFTKGKYITYFFLEMERQFYNPMEVYSMVQYHDTACEKPGKEGENSSSGSLSPSISGHLRRRLLHRRSADNLIVNSPTNSMRHSSPESIKSAPIQHKPRSTSHDALSKKKDRYFCQTTGASMDSLAKQSLLAAHVLNLIPTQKARERNFLHGRIAANSLLGPVELEKVLPNRELKIFIGTWNMNGQTPPKELNDFMLPSDIETVPDLLAIGTQESCSERNEWEAALQETLGPSHVLLTSSNLGTLHLALFLRRDLIWFCSIPEEDSFSTRTGTAFRTKGAVAIALMIFGTSFLFVTAHLTAHQDKVKERINDIKRIVRNLDLPKELPTRHKSKDVTQNFDCVFWCGDLNFRLAQPREEVIQWITNTCFPQESPINLRKDQLRTILSEGAVLRGFEEAPITFPPTYKYDPGTQNFDSSSKQRTPAYTDRILFKGKGHTRGYIRRVSHESASSHKDGAIECLVYDSVPSICTSDHKPVWGVFKTTLRPGIDTIPLGAGLFNREVYLEGIRRRAAAMDDSLGTSKVCSIQ is encoded by the exons atgtcCAGTCCGagtagaaaaaagagaaaaagatctTTCCTTGACAAGTTacgaaatgtatttaaaaaaaaagataaattagaaGGGcaaacagaattttataaacagaAGGAAACAGTTGATAATAGACAGACTGACAATATGGAAAATGTATCTTATAATTCTGATCAAAAGGTTGCGGTGACAACTGCTGAGTATAGTGAAACTTGTGTAACAGTTGTGGAAAATAGTGGTCCATCTgaaaaagaagattataaaaatttgtcaaatatgCAAAgagattgtaaaaatgtaattattgaaaaaagtgaaaatttcaaacttaATGTTGTGGCTGATAATAAGAGTGCAAATGGTCAAAAACATAATGTTAGAGAAAATGAGCAAGATTCTAAATTAGGATCAGATAGACATATAAGtacaaaaattgcatttttaaaacaggaaaatgtaaatgtaatttctcAGTCATTAGGAGATATTGATAAATTGCGTAATAATGAAACAAAGGATTTTGACTCCAATAGCGCAGTGTTAAAATCTCTTTCTAATAATGCTAGTGTTACGAGCGATACGTgcaaatttttagtaaaaaaaacgaAAGCAGTTTCTCAAGAGAATAGTGAAGATAGTGATTTCTCTGCAGACTCGACGGAAGACTCATTCGAAGAATCTTCAGAAGATGAAAATGACCTGATTGAgtctgaaaaaattaagaaatattttaaggatGATTACTTTACAAAGGGAAagtatattacttatttcttCCTGGAAATGGAACGGCAGTTCTACAATCCTATGGAAGTTTACAGTATGGTTCAGTATCATGATACTGCTTGCGAAAAGCCAGGGAAAGAAG GTGAAAACTCTTCTTCCGGATCATTATCACCAAGTATATCAGGACATTTACGTCGTAGATTGCTTCATAGAAGATCCGCGGATAACTTGATTGTAAACTCACCAACAAACTCTATGAGACATTCTAGTCCAGAATCTATTAAAAGTGCACCGATCCAACATAAGCCACGTTCAACGTCGCACGATGCTCTATCCAAAAAGAAAGATCGTTACTTTTGTCAAACAACGGGAGCGTCTATGGACAGCTTAGCGAAGCAATCGTTACTCGCCGCACATGTACTAAACTTGATTCCTACTCAGAAAGCACGAGAAAG aaattttcTTCACGGAAGAATCGCCGCCAATTCTTTACTCGGACCGGTTGAACTTGAAAAAGTGTTGCCGAATCgagaattgaaaatttttatcggcACATGGAATATGAACGGTCAAACTCCGCCAAAAGAGTTGAACGATTTTATGTTGCCATCCGACATAGAGACTGTTCCTGATTTATTAGCTATAGGAACACAAGAGTCATGTTCCGAGCGAAACGAATGGGAAGCAGCCCTGCAAGAAACACTTGGACCATCGCACGTGCTGCTCACTAGCAGTAATCTCGGTACACTTCATCTCGCATTATTTCTGAGACGAGATCTGATCTGGTTCTGCTCCATTCCGGAAGAAGATAGTTTTTCGACAAGAACCGGAACAGCGTTTAGAACGAAGGGCGCGGTGGCAATAGCTCTCATGATATTTGGCACCAGCTTTCTCTTCGTCACTGCTCACTTGACTGCACATCAAGATAAAGTGAAAGAACGGATCAATGATATAAAGAGAATTGTTAGAAATCTTGACCTTCCCAAAGAACTACCTACCAGGCACAAAAGCAAAG ATGTAACACAAAATTTCGATTGCGTATTTTGGTGCGGTGACTTAAACTTCCGTCTAGCTCAACCGAGAGAGGAAGTGATCCAGTGGATCACAAATACGTGCTTTCCGCAAGAATCACCGATAAATTTGCGCAAAGATCAATTGAGAACTATCTTAAGCGAAGGCGCAGTATTGCGCGGTTTCGAAGAAGCCCCAATTACCTTTCCTCCTACTTACAAATACGATCCAGGAACGCAGAATTTTGATTCCAGCAGCAAGCAACGCACTCCCGCATATACCGATAGAATCCTTTTCAAAGGAAAGGGTCATACCAGGGGATACATCAGACGTGTTAGTCACGAGAGCGCCAGCTCGCATAAAGACGGAGCTATAGAATGCTTGGTGTATGATTCCGTTCCCAGTATTTGCACTTCGGATCACAAACCGGTCTGGGGAGTTTTTAAAACTACGTTGAGACCGGGTATCGATAC aattccTCTTGGCGCTGGTCTTTTCAATCGCGAAGTATACCTGGAAGGCATTAGAAGGCGTGCGGCGGCGATGGATGATTCTCTCGGAACTTCAAAGGTTTGTtcgattcaataa
- the Inpp5e gene encoding inositol polyphosphate 5-phosphatase E isoform X3 — translation MEQSNGNDISSVSNIAKVDVSPKSKQKKKSLCRILMNKKTKVGCLESSYKDEDSNKNSKLENSQHGSQTSTKLSLCCAMTERSRTPPQSLTVSRLSPTLSRTSVKSEVASINGDNQTDVLVEKEEMQVTNDQAQMTQETVIKRNNVAARKEQRYSSYIEGENSSSGSLSPSISGHLRRRLLHRRSADNLIVNSPTNSMRHSSPESIKSAPIQHKPRSTSHDALSKKKDRYFCQTTGASMDSLAKQSLLAAHVLNLIPTQKARERNFLHGRIAANSLLGPVELEKVLPNRELKIFIGTWNMNGQTPPKELNDFMLPSDIETVPDLLAIGTQESCSERNEWEAALQETLGPSHVLLTSSNLGTLHLALFLRRDLIWFCSIPEEDSFSTRTGTAFRTKGAVAIALMIFGTSFLFVTAHLTAHQDKVKERINDIKRIVRNLDLPKELPTRHKSKDVTQNFDCVFWCGDLNFRLAQPREEVIQWITNTCFPQESPINLRKDQLRTILSEGAVLRGFEEAPITFPPTYKYDPGTQNFDSSSKQRTPAYTDRILFKGKGHTRGYIRRVSHESASSHKDGAIECLVYDSVPSICTSDHKPVWGVFKTTLRPGIDTIPLGAGLFNREVYLEGIRRRAAAMDDSLGTSKVCSIQ, via the exons ATGGAGCAGAGCAATGGAAATGACATCTCTAGTGTTTCAAATATCGCCAAAGTAGATGTATCTCCAAAATCAAAACAGAAGAAAAAGTCTCTCTGTCGCATACTCATGAACAAGAAAACCAAAGTCGGCTGCTTGGAATCATCGTACAAAGATGaagattctaataaaaattctaagtTAGAAAACTCACAACATGGATCTCAAACTAGCACTAAACTATCCCTGTGTTGCGCCATGACTGAACGTAGCAGAACACCACCCCAGAGCTTAACCGTCAGTAGACTTTCTCCTACATTAAGTCGTACTTCGGTAAAATCCGAAGTAGCTTCCATCAACGGGGATAATCAAACGGATGTACTAGTCGAGAAGGAAGAGATGCAAGTTACAAATGATCAAGCTCAGATGACTCAAGAGACTGtaatcaaaagaaataatgtagCAGCGAGGAAGGAGCAGCGTTATAGTAGTTATATAGAAG GTGAAAACTCTTCTTCCGGATCATTATCACCAAGTATATCAGGACATTTACGTCGTAGATTGCTTCATAGAAGATCCGCGGATAACTTGATTGTAAACTCACCAACAAACTCTATGAGACATTCTAGTCCAGAATCTATTAAAAGTGCACCGATCCAACATAAGCCACGTTCAACGTCGCACGATGCTCTATCCAAAAAGAAAGATCGTTACTTTTGTCAAACAACGGGAGCGTCTATGGACAGCTTAGCGAAGCAATCGTTACTCGCCGCACATGTACTAAACTTGATTCCTACTCAGAAAGCACGAGAAAG aaattttcTTCACGGAAGAATCGCCGCCAATTCTTTACTCGGACCGGTTGAACTTGAAAAAGTGTTGCCGAATCgagaattgaaaatttttatcggcACATGGAATATGAACGGTCAAACTCCGCCAAAAGAGTTGAACGATTTTATGTTGCCATCCGACATAGAGACTGTTCCTGATTTATTAGCTATAGGAACACAAGAGTCATGTTCCGAGCGAAACGAATGGGAAGCAGCCCTGCAAGAAACACTTGGACCATCGCACGTGCTGCTCACTAGCAGTAATCTCGGTACACTTCATCTCGCATTATTTCTGAGACGAGATCTGATCTGGTTCTGCTCCATTCCGGAAGAAGATAGTTTTTCGACAAGAACCGGAACAGCGTTTAGAACGAAGGGCGCGGTGGCAATAGCTCTCATGATATTTGGCACCAGCTTTCTCTTCGTCACTGCTCACTTGACTGCACATCAAGATAAAGTGAAAGAACGGATCAATGATATAAAGAGAATTGTTAGAAATCTTGACCTTCCCAAAGAACTACCTACCAGGCACAAAAGCAAAG ATGTAACACAAAATTTCGATTGCGTATTTTGGTGCGGTGACTTAAACTTCCGTCTAGCTCAACCGAGAGAGGAAGTGATCCAGTGGATCACAAATACGTGCTTTCCGCAAGAATCACCGATAAATTTGCGCAAAGATCAATTGAGAACTATCTTAAGCGAAGGCGCAGTATTGCGCGGTTTCGAAGAAGCCCCAATTACCTTTCCTCCTACTTACAAATACGATCCAGGAACGCAGAATTTTGATTCCAGCAGCAAGCAACGCACTCCCGCATATACCGATAGAATCCTTTTCAAAGGAAAGGGTCATACCAGGGGATACATCAGACGTGTTAGTCACGAGAGCGCCAGCTCGCATAAAGACGGAGCTATAGAATGCTTGGTGTATGATTCCGTTCCCAGTATTTGCACTTCGGATCACAAACCGGTCTGGGGAGTTTTTAAAACTACGTTGAGACCGGGTATCGATAC aattccTCTTGGCGCTGGTCTTTTCAATCGCGAAGTATACCTGGAAGGCATTAGAAGGCGTGCGGCGGCGATGGATGATTCTCTCGGAACTTCAAAGGTTTGTtcgattcaataa
- the Inpp5e gene encoding inositol polyphosphate 5-phosphatase E isoform X2 yields MEQSNGNDISSVSNIAKVDVSPKSKQKKKSLCRILMNKKTKVGCLESSYKDEDSNKNSKLENSQHGSQTSTKLSLCCAMTERSRTPPQSLTVSRLSPTLSRTSVKSEVASINGDNQTDVLVEKEEMQVTNDQAQMTQETVIKRNNVAARKEQRYSSYIEDSTEDSFEESSEDENDLIESEKIKKYFKDDYFTKGKYITYFFLEMERQFYNPMEVYSMVQYHDTACEKPGKEGENSSSGSLSPSISGHLRRRLLHRRSADNLIVNSPTNSMRHSSPESIKSAPIQHKPRSTSHDALSKKKDRYFCQTTGASMDSLAKQSLLAAHVLNLIPTQKARERNFLHGRIAANSLLGPVELEKVLPNRELKIFIGTWNMNGQTPPKELNDFMLPSDIETVPDLLAIGTQESCSERNEWEAALQETLGPSHVLLTSSNLGTLHLALFLRRDLIWFCSIPEEDSFSTRTGTAFRTKGAVAIALMIFGTSFLFVTAHLTAHQDKVKERINDIKRIVRNLDLPKELPTRHKSKDVTQNFDCVFWCGDLNFRLAQPREEVIQWITNTCFPQESPINLRKDQLRTILSEGAVLRGFEEAPITFPPTYKYDPGTQNFDSSSKQRTPAYTDRILFKGKGHTRGYIRRVSHESASSHKDGAIECLVYDSVPSICTSDHKPVWGVFKTTLRPGIDTIPLGAGLFNREVYLEGIRRRAAAMDDSLGTSKVCSIQ; encoded by the exons ATGGAGCAGAGCAATGGAAATGACATCTCTAGTGTTTCAAATATCGCCAAAGTAGATGTATCTCCAAAATCAAAACAGAAGAAAAAGTCTCTCTGTCGCATACTCATGAACAAGAAAACCAAAGTCGGCTGCTTGGAATCATCGTACAAAGATGaagattctaataaaaattctaagtTAGAAAACTCACAACATGGATCTCAAACTAGCACTAAACTATCCCTGTGTTGCGCCATGACTGAACGTAGCAGAACACCACCCCAGAGCTTAACCGTCAGTAGACTTTCTCCTACATTAAGTCGTACTTCGGTAAAATCCGAAGTAGCTTCCATCAACGGGGATAATCAAACGGATGTACTAGTCGAGAAGGAAGAGATGCAAGTTACAAATGATCAAGCTCAGATGACTCAAGAGACTGtaatcaaaagaaataatgtagCAGCGAGGAAGGAGCAGCGTTATAGTAGTTATATAGAAG ACTCGACGGAAGACTCATTCGAAGAATCTTCAGAAGATGAAAATGACCTGATTGAgtctgaaaaaattaagaaatattttaaggatGATTACTTTACAAAGGGAAagtatattacttatttcttCCTGGAAATGGAACGGCAGTTCTACAATCCTATGGAAGTTTACAGTATGGTTCAGTATCATGATACTGCTTGCGAAAAGCCAGGGAAAGAAG GTGAAAACTCTTCTTCCGGATCATTATCACCAAGTATATCAGGACATTTACGTCGTAGATTGCTTCATAGAAGATCCGCGGATAACTTGATTGTAAACTCACCAACAAACTCTATGAGACATTCTAGTCCAGAATCTATTAAAAGTGCACCGATCCAACATAAGCCACGTTCAACGTCGCACGATGCTCTATCCAAAAAGAAAGATCGTTACTTTTGTCAAACAACGGGAGCGTCTATGGACAGCTTAGCGAAGCAATCGTTACTCGCCGCACATGTACTAAACTTGATTCCTACTCAGAAAGCACGAGAAAG aaattttcTTCACGGAAGAATCGCCGCCAATTCTTTACTCGGACCGGTTGAACTTGAAAAAGTGTTGCCGAATCgagaattgaaaatttttatcggcACATGGAATATGAACGGTCAAACTCCGCCAAAAGAGTTGAACGATTTTATGTTGCCATCCGACATAGAGACTGTTCCTGATTTATTAGCTATAGGAACACAAGAGTCATGTTCCGAGCGAAACGAATGGGAAGCAGCCCTGCAAGAAACACTTGGACCATCGCACGTGCTGCTCACTAGCAGTAATCTCGGTACACTTCATCTCGCATTATTTCTGAGACGAGATCTGATCTGGTTCTGCTCCATTCCGGAAGAAGATAGTTTTTCGACAAGAACCGGAACAGCGTTTAGAACGAAGGGCGCGGTGGCAATAGCTCTCATGATATTTGGCACCAGCTTTCTCTTCGTCACTGCTCACTTGACTGCACATCAAGATAAAGTGAAAGAACGGATCAATGATATAAAGAGAATTGTTAGAAATCTTGACCTTCCCAAAGAACTACCTACCAGGCACAAAAGCAAAG ATGTAACACAAAATTTCGATTGCGTATTTTGGTGCGGTGACTTAAACTTCCGTCTAGCTCAACCGAGAGAGGAAGTGATCCAGTGGATCACAAATACGTGCTTTCCGCAAGAATCACCGATAAATTTGCGCAAAGATCAATTGAGAACTATCTTAAGCGAAGGCGCAGTATTGCGCGGTTTCGAAGAAGCCCCAATTACCTTTCCTCCTACTTACAAATACGATCCAGGAACGCAGAATTTTGATTCCAGCAGCAAGCAACGCACTCCCGCATATACCGATAGAATCCTTTTCAAAGGAAAGGGTCATACCAGGGGATACATCAGACGTGTTAGTCACGAGAGCGCCAGCTCGCATAAAGACGGAGCTATAGAATGCTTGGTGTATGATTCCGTTCCCAGTATTTGCACTTCGGATCACAAACCGGTCTGGGGAGTTTTTAAAACTACGTTGAGACCGGGTATCGATAC aattccTCTTGGCGCTGGTCTTTTCAATCGCGAAGTATACCTGGAAGGCATTAGAAGGCGTGCGGCGGCGATGGATGATTCTCTCGGAACTTCAAAGGTTTGTtcgattcaataa